Proteins co-encoded in one Brassica oleracea var. oleracea cultivar TO1000 chromosome C4, BOL, whole genome shotgun sequence genomic window:
- the LOC106340717 gene encoding S-type anion channel SLAH1-like: MENLEIPKQEVHINIDDSISCSKERSTDLPHTKPNVLMSIVSRLHAGYFRISLSLCSQALLWKMMIAPDSPSMSHLQSNLPSIAFHLLWYLALATQVALCLLYALKCFFFFDMVKEEFSHYIGVNYLYAPSISWLILLQSAPMMEPQSVLYQSLFSVFALPVLALDTKLYGQWFTTEKRFLSMMANPGSQVSVIANLVAARGAAEMGWKECALFLFSLGMVHYLVIFVTLYQRLPGGKNFPTKLRPVFFLFFAAPAMGSLAWNSICGTFDPLAKMLFFLSLFIFMSLVCRPNLFKKSMQRFNVAWWAYSFPITFLALDSVQYAQNVKDRVASGMMLIFSSISVLIFLGVMVLIAANSNRLRRRDPVLGSATSLKDKQKPYRLSAATC, translated from the exons ATGGAAAACTTGGAAATTCCTAAGCAAGAAGTTCATATCAACATTGATGATTCAATATCCTGCAGTAAAGAGAGAAGCACTGACCTTCCTCATACCAAACCCAATGTTCTGATGTCTATTGTGAGTAGACTCCATGCAGGCTATTTCAGAATAAGCCTCTCCCTCTGCAGCCAAGCTCTGCTATGGAAGATGATGATCGCACCTGATTCACCAAGCATGTCCCATTTGCAAAGCAATCTTCCGTCCATAGCGTTCCATCTCCTGTGGTACCTAGCACTTGCAACACAAGTGGCACTCTGTCTTTTGTACGCGTTGAAGTGTTTCTTCTTTTTTGACATGGTGAAGGAAGAGTTCTCACATTATATTGGAGTGAACTATCTTTACGCTCCATCGATCTCATGGCTTATCTTGCTTCAATCAGCTCCAATGATGGAACCACAAAGCGTTCTGTATCAGTCATTGTTCTCGGTGTTTGCTCTCCCAGTATTGGCCCTCGACACAAAGCTTTATGGACAGTGGTTCACAACAGAGAAAAGGTTCCTGTCGATGATGGCAAACCCGGGAAGCCAAGTATCAGTAATCGCAAACCTAGTGGCTGCACGGGGAGCAGCAGAGATGGGCTGGAAGGAGTGTGCTCTATTCTTGTTCTCACTGGGGATGGTTCACTATTTGGTTATCTTTGTTACACTTTATCAACGCCTACCAGGCGGTAAGAATTTTCCAACCAAGCTGAGGCCAGTTTTCTTCTTGTTCTTTGCTGCACCAGCCATGGGAAGTCTAGCTTGGAACTCCATTTGTGGAACCTTTGATCCTCTGGCGAAGATGTTGTTCTTTCTTTCGCTTTTCATCTTCATGTCCCTG GTCTGTAGGCCAAATCTTTTCAAGAAGTCAATGCAAAGATTCAATGTCGCGTGGTGGGCTTACTCGTTCCCCATCACCTTTCTTGCTTTAGACTCAGTTCAGTATGCGCAAAATGTGAAAGATCGGGTCGCTTCTGGAATGATGCTTATCTTCTCATCTATCTCAGTTTTGATCTTCCTTGGTGTGATGGTACTAATAGCAGCAAACAGCAATAGACTACGCAGACGTGATCCTGTCCTCGGTTCTGCAACTAGTCTAAAAGACAAGCAAAAGCCATATCGTCTCAGTGCGGCTACTTGTTAA